The Planctomycetia bacterium region AGGGCCTTATTCACCGAAGCGTCTCGCGTTTCTTGCTTGCCGCGCCTCCATCGCCAGACGGAGAACCTCGTCCACCACCTCGGGTTCGTCGTAGAACAGTCCGAGCATCGGATTCTCAGGGTCATAGACAAACGGCTCGTCCATCGGAACGGATACTTCCGATTTCGGCGACGCAGGCTCAAGATCCTTGACCAGAATCTCCAGCAACTCCTGCTTCGCGTCGGTCGGCAGGGCGTGAATGATGGGCAAAATACTTGTCAGTTCAGGCAACATCGCGACCTCGCTATTGATTGGGTCAACATTGCTTTCGGCGAACTAGTGATTAAACAAAAACTCCTTACTACTCAGCACGCCCCAGTACACGTCTTCGATCGCCAGTCGGCGTTCCTCCGCAGGAGTTTCGGTTAGCACCGAGAGGATCGAATTCCGCTCACTTTCCGTCGGCTCGCGGCAGAGGGTGCTCAAGTACGCTTCCTGGACGATTTGCTCGTCGCTGGCATTCGCTGCGAGAAGTTGATCGATCCGGTTGCCGGCCTGCGCCAGTTTTTCGTTGATCCCCTTGCCGTTCGAGATATGCAGCACCTGCACCATGCTCGGTTCTTCGGTGCGCTCGCATTCGCAGGTAATGACGCGATCCGGGCGTCCAAAGGTCTTCAGGAAGTACGAGTCCACGTTTGAGTCGGGCAGTTGCATCGCCCGCCAACCGCTCGGGTAACCGGGGAAATTCGTCGGCGCTCCGCTGACTTGCGAGAGCACGTCGAGCATGATTTCGGCCATCAGCCGGCGCGGGTAATAGCGCGAGTAGAACCGCATCTCGGCCTTGTTCTCCGCCAGCGGCTCGCTGCTGCGTTGATAAGCATGCGATTGCAGGATCGTCCGCATCAAGGCCTTGAGATCGTAGCGATTGTCGATCAAGTGCTTCGCCACGGCGTCGAGCAATGCAGGGTTGCTGGACGGATTGGTGAGCCGCATGTCGTCGACGCTCTCCACGAGCCCCACGCCAAAAAAGTTCGCCCAGACGCGATTGCTGATTGACCTCGCGAAGTACGGGTTCTCGGGCGAAGTGAGCCATTTCGCCAGATGTTCGCGGCGCTCGATGTCCGATTCGAACTCAATCGCCTCGCCGTCTAGCGGCTGCGGCTTCTGCGGCTTGCCGGTGAGCGGTTGCACCAGTTCGCCGGCGCTGGCGTTGAAGACCGTGCTGCTGCCGCCGGCCTGACCGTCTTTCACGCGAACGCGGGCCAGCAGGTTGGCCATCGCGAAGTATTGACCGTTCGTCCACTTTTCCATCGGATGGTTGTGGCACTTGGCGCAGGCGATCGACATCCCCAGGAACGCCTGAGAGACCGTTTCCGACAAGTCGGGCGGATCCTTGTGCAGCACAAAGAAGTTCGTAGCGCCGTTTTCCAGCGTGCTCCCGCTGGCAGTAACGAGACGACGGGCGAATTCATCCCAGGGCGTGTTCGCCGCCACGTTGTCGCGGACCCAATTGTAGTACGACCACATTGAGGCCGGTTGCAAGCTCGTCGTGTTCACCAATAGCAGGTCGGCCCACTTGTAGGTCCAATAGTCGACGAACTCCGGCCGCGCCAGCAACGATTCGATCAGCCGATCGCGCTTGTCCGGCGACGGGTCAGCCAAGAATGCTTTGGTTTCGTCGAGCGTCGGCAGCACGCCGATCGTGTCGAG contains the following coding sequences:
- a CDS encoding DUF1553 domain-containing protein, producing the protein MISRLFSIAPLVVSLAICLATGTSRAGELAVLPASIKLSGPEFAHRMLVEELSDDKYRGQHVEDVKFTSSDPKVVEIVDQMAVPRGNGTATVTAAVGERTALAEVTVVDFEQPHEWSFRNHVESVLAKTGCSTGACHGALAGKNGFKLSLRGYDPDGDCRTLSRQARGRRIVPSDPGRSLFLTKPTGAVPHKGGVRFDVGSPEYRVIAEWIAAGTPPPSEDDARLDHLEILPKNTVLKPGVSQQLIVQGHFNDGRIEDVTRWCLFTSTNQTVANADERGNVQVVGNGEGAVTAWYLSQVAIATVSVPFEQDVPAATFAEAPRRNFIDELVLDKLQALNIPPSPECNDGEFIRRAYLDTIGVLPTLDETKAFLADPSPDKRDRLIESLLARPEFVDYWTYKWADLLLVNTTSLQPASMWSYYNWVRDNVAANTPWDEFARRLVTASGSTLENGATNFFVLHKDPPDLSETVSQAFLGMSIACAKCHNHPMEKWTNGQYFAMANLLARVRVKDGQAGGSSTVFNASAGELVQPLTGKPQKPQPLDGEAIEFESDIERREHLAKWLTSPENPYFARSISNRVWANFFGVGLVESVDDMRLTNPSSNPALLDAVAKHLIDNRYDLKALMRTILQSHAYQRSSEPLAENKAEMRFYSRYYPRRLMAEIMLDVLSQVSGAPTNFPGYPSGWRAMQLPDSNVDSYFLKTFGRPDRVITCECERTEEPSMVQVLHISNGKGINEKLAQAGNRIDQLLAANASDEQIVQEAYLSTLCREPTESERNSILSVLTETPAEERRLAIEDVYWGVLSSKEFLFNH